One window of Pieris napi chromosome 1, ilPieNapi1.2, whole genome shotgun sequence genomic DNA carries:
- the LOC125049041 gene encoding DNA repair protein RAD51 homolog 1, protein MATASATTATAAEEDLDDCGPQLINKLEGNGITAGDIKKLEEAGYHTVESVAYAPKKWLITIKGISEAKADKILTEASKLVPMGFTTATEFHQKRAEIIQLTTGSKELDRLLGGGIETGSITEIFGEFRTGKTQICHTLAVTCQLPIEQSGGEGKCMYIDTEGTFRPERLLAVAQRYGMEGAAVLDNVAYARAYNTDHQTQLLVQACAMMAESRYSLLIVDSVTALYRTDYSGRGELNPRQQHLGRFMRMLLRLADEFGVAVIITNQVVAQVDAVGVFNADTKKPIGGHILAHASTTRLYLRKGRGDNRVCKIYDSPCLPETEAMFAISSEGITDPKE, encoded by the exons ATGGCTACAGCATCTGCAACAACTGCTACAGCTGCTGAAGAAGACTTGGATGATTGTGGACCACAACTTATTAACAAATTAGAG GGCAATGGCATCACTGCTggggatataaaaaaattggaagAAGCTGGATACCACACTGTCGAGTCAGTAGCATATGCGCCAAAAAAATGGCTTATAACCATAAAAGGCATATCAGAAGCAAAGGCAGATAAGATACTAACTGAGGCCTCAAAGCTTGTCCCCATGGGTTTTACTACAGCAACTGAGTTTCATCAGAAAAG GGCAGAAATTATTCAGTTGACAACTGGTTCAAAGGAACTAGACAGGCTTCTTGGGGGTGGCATTGAAACTGGATCCATCACCGAGATATTTGGAGAATTTCGAACAGGAAAAACACAGATTTGTCACACCCTTGCTGTCACATGCCAG TTACCCATAGAACAATCAGGTGGTGAaggaaaatgtatgtatatagaCACAGAAGGGACATTCCGTCCAGAGAGGCTTTTGGCAGTAGCACAAAGATATGGCATGGAAGGAGCAGCTGTACTGGACAATGTGGCATATGCCCGAGCATATAATACTGATCATCAGACACAGTTGCTTGTACAGGCATGTGCTATGATGGCTGAATCCAG ATATTCCTTGCTAATAGTCGACAGTGTGACTGCGTTATACCGTACAGACTATTCTGGACGTGGTGAACTGAATCCAAGACAACAGCATCTCGGCAGGTTCATGAGGATGCTGCTAAGACTCGCTGATGAG TTCGGCGTCGCAGTGATAATTACAAACCAGGTAGTGGCACAAGTGGACGCAGTGGGTGTATTCAACGCGGATACAAAAAAGCCAATTGGCGGACATATTCTTGCGCACGCGTCGACCACCCGCCTATACTTACGCAAGGGACGCGGTGACAATAGAGTTTGCAAGATTTATGACAGCCCGTGCCTTCCAGA